A part of Loxodonta africana isolate mLoxAfr1 chromosome 11, mLoxAfr1.hap2, whole genome shotgun sequence genomic DNA contains:
- the LOC104845455 gene encoding zinc finger protein 530-like: MLENFAIIASLGCCHVTQEEEEGVSQVSTPQAGPCTQKTHPCEMCVSVLNNILHLAEHKATNPGQNPYLSGVYVRGSWLSANLLQQQKHDSGEKLFRMIMDRNLFVNSCKFLVSGQPFICGEVGKDSLLPLGLLQHQAMPNNEKPLNGLKYVEAFYSGKFHYKYKCGKGFRDKQTLVHHQNVCTGDWLCEGKNCRKAISCMYRFVQEQGIHTGGRQYECGECGKIFSHSSNLIAHKRIHTGEKPFECSQCGKCFRKNGQLTEHKKIHTGEGPYECSQCGKSFSRSGNLTRHRRVHIGVRPYTCGECGKFFSRSYTLVQHQRSHAGANPYECGECGKSLRDPSSLIQHQRIHTGERPYKCNECGKLFRNNSHLIAHRRIHTGERPYECSDCGKSFSQSSTLIQHQRIHTGANPYECGECGKSLCSHSSLVQHWRVHTGQRPFKCNDCGKFFSQSSTLIQHRRVHTGERPYERSECGKFFSSSSTLIKHQRVHTGERPYECSECGKLFRDRSHLRGHKRIHTGERPYECSECGKSFSRSSSLIQHQRIHTGANPYACGECEKSFKDRANLINHHGSTLEKDLMSVQNVGSCLGIDPILLYTREFTLEKGLMSVVNVRNPLAIAPAFICTREFTLEKDLMNAVNVGNTLAEAALLFNIREFTKEHILMHVVNVGNHLTIATV, translated from the exons ATGCTGGAGAACTTTGCAATCATAGCATCATTGG gttgTTGCCATGTAacacaggaggaggaggaaggagtatCACAGGTCAGCACTCCACAGGCAGGTCCATGCACCCAGAAGACTCACCCATGTGAGATGTGTGTTTCAGTCTTGAACAACATTTTACATCTGGCTGAACACAAAGCAACAAACCCTGGTCAGAACCCGTACTTGAGTGGGGTGTATGTGCGAGGTTCTTGGCTCAGTGCAAACCTTCTCCAGCAGCAGAAGCATGATAGTGGAGAGAAACTCTTCAGGATGATCATGGACAGAAACTTGTTTGTGAACAGCTGCAAATTCCTGGTGTCAGGGCAGCCCTTTATCTGTGGGGAGGTTGGGAAGGATTCCTTGCTTCCCTTGGGCCTTCTCCAGCACCAGGCCATGCCCAACAATGAGAAGCCTCTAAATGGCCTCAAGTATGTGGAAGCCTTTTACAGTGGAAAGTTCCATTACAAGTACAAATGTGGGAAAGGTTTTAGAGACAAACAAACACTTGTTCACCACCAGAATGTGTGCACTGGAGATTGGCTTTGTGAGGGTAAAAACTGTAGGAAAGCCATCAGCTGCATGTACAGATTTGTTCAGGAGCAGGGAATTCATACCGGAGGAAGGCAATATGAGTGTGGTGAGTGTGGGAAAATCTTTAGCCATAGCTCCAACCTTATTGCACACAAGAGAATTCACACTGGAGAAAAGCCTTTTGAGTGCAGTCAGTGTGGGAAATGCTTTCGCAAAAATGGCCAACTTACTGAGCACAAGAAGATTCATACTGGAGAAGGGCCTTATGAATGTAGTCAATGTGGTAAATCCTTTAGCAGAAGTGGCAACCTTACTAGACATAGAAGAGTTCACATTGGAGTTAGGCCTTACACGTGTGGTGAATGTGGAAAATTCTTTAGCCGCAGCTATACTCTTGTTCAACACCAGAGAAGTCACGCAGGAGCGAATCCTTATGAATGTGGAGAATGCGGGAAATCATTGCGTGATCCCTCTAGCCTCATTCAACATCAAAGAATCCACACTGGAGAAAGGCCTTATAAGTGCAATGAGTGTGGAAAGTTATTTAGGAATAACTCCCACCTTATTGCCCACAGGAGAATTCACActggagaaaggccttatgaGTGCAGTGACTGTGGGAAGTCCTTTAGCCAAAGCTCCACCCTCATTCAACACCAGAGAATTCACACAGGTGCAAATCCTTATGAGTGTGGAGAATGTGGGAAATCATTGTGCAGTCACTCCAGCCTCGTTCAACATTGGAGAGTTCACACTGGGCAAAGGCCTTTTAAGTGCAATGACTGTGGGAAATTCTTTAGCCAAAGCTCCACCCTCATTCAACACCGGAGAGTCCACActggagaaaggccttatgaGCGTAGTGAATGTGGAAAGTTTTTTAGCAGTAGCTCCACCCTCATTAAACATCAAAGAGTCCACActggagaaaggccttatgaaTGCAGTGAATGTGGTAAGCTGTTTAGGGATAGATCCCACCTTAGAGGGCACAAGAGAATTcacacaggagaaaggccttatgaatgcagtgaatgtgggaaatCCTTCAGCCGTAGCTCTAGTCTTATTCAACACCAGAGAATTCACACAGGAGCAAATCCTTACGCATGTGGCGAATGTGAGAAATCATTTAAGGATCGTGCCAATCTAATTAATCATCATGGGTccacactggagaaagaccttatGAGTGTACAGAATGTGGGAAGTTGTTTAGGAATAGATCCTATCTTACTGTACACAAGAGAATTCACActggagaaaggccttatgaGTGTAGTGAATGTGCGAAATCCTTTAGCAATAGCTCCAGCCTTCATATGCACAAGAGAATtcacactggagaaagaccttatgaatgcagtgaatgtgggaaatACTTTAGCTGAAGCTGCACTCTTGTTCAACATCAGAGAATTCACAAAGGAGCATATCcttatgcatgtggtgaatgtgGGAAATCATTTAACAATCGCTACAGTCTAA